The genome window TTATCTCGTCTTAAACGAAGTAAAGATCTTTTTAGAAAACTTTCCAGTTTGCATTACAGAGTATGTTTATCCGAGCATACTCGCTACCAGCATTCTcaattttttgatattttatttaagtttttcatTGTCTGTTTtggtagttttttttttgttttgttgtaattttctttttgttgcacGCTTCGTTTGGCGCTCATGGAAAATCAACGCAGCCGGCGGCGCTGATGACGTTATGTTTCTTTGTTGTTCATCACTCATTTGCTATATACACTTTTTGTATATATCTGATTGCAGTTaccatatatacacacacacacacaccaataatacacatgcacatatgtttgtatattgGCAGTCATAGTATGTGTCATTAAATGTTATTACGAAATGGCTTTGGGGCCGATTTTCATAATGCGATACTTAGTTTATGCAGCACTACACAACTACTAGCAAAGGCTAGTATCTAACTCCAGGGTCTCTGCAGGGGGTACAAGAGGGGATGGGGGAGGGAGGGGGGTTCAGCCTCTGAGCTGTAAAGTCAGTCTGTCGATTTAACTGCggtttatttgtgtttgcttgtgACGCTTTTGTGGCCAAGTCAAGCATGGAGTGTGATGTGAGGTCTAGAGGCTTAGAGGCAAAGCCCTatcaatgttttatttatgctgCCTGCTGCGATGTCTCTGATGACTGGACTTGGCCAAGCCTTTTGTCACTTTGTTGTGACTCATCCCAAAAAAGGCGACGCGTGTCGTTGcccattaaaaatgtttttttggcGACATCGTGACGTCTCCTTTGCGAATGCAAATGAACAAGTGAATGAATGCCAATTGGCACTTGACACTTCCCGACTCTATAGACTCTTTGGGATTCTATTAGcgacttttacttttttttattgctgttggtGACAGCACATAAAATagagaaagaaaatgaaatataattcgTAGCGCTTCTGCCACTGTCtctaacaataacaataacaaataacaataataaaaggcAGCCATAAACAATATACTGTACGATATGGATAATTAACACTTGCTGCATTTTAACATATCGAATTACTATGTTTATTGCACTTGAGACTGGGTTCTGTTTTCAGGTATTTTCGATTCTAAGAGTATATTCCATATATagcacatacacatgtatatagTTATTTCTAGCGACACCATTTTCCGGCATTTAAACCGTTAGCTAAAGCGCAGGCGTGTCTTGAAATCTTaacgtctgtctgtctttcgtGTGCATTTCCGGTCATTTTCAAATGCCACAGCGATTTCCTGCGAGGgcattcgatatattttgatatagtaTGCCTTGAATTTAGCATCCGGTTTATTCATTTCTtgtatttctttctttgtttttacCCATACACTTTGCGCTTGTTTGCGTTGACGTTGACACCTTTTCTGCTTAAGCTTAACAACAGCTTTTCTACGCTCTCCGAAGAACCAATGCGAACACAGACGCGCTTTTCATTGCGAATCCGAGAAGCCGCACTTtagttgtatgtgtgtgaacGGGCTAACCGAACGGTGTGTGGGGGGTGCAAGCGAGCGCGAACGCGCTCTCACTAAGAGCTTTTAAGCGCGAATTGTGTGTGCGCGACCGTGAAACACACGAACGCAACTGACTGTTGACTGCTGGTTGCAGCTCAGCCAGAGGCCAGATACTAGAACTGTCGCTGCCGCCGTTGttgtctgctgctgttcgtgGGGGAGCCGAAGCCGAGACCGAAGACGAACACGCACGATGAGGCGCCCAGGCAGCAATACGAATcgttttgcttgttgttgttgttcttttgctTTGTAGAACGCAAAGCGGAACAACTACAACCACGAAACGACTAAGTAatatcatttgttgttgttattattattcatgcATTGCATAAAGccgaaaatatgaaaatgttaatttcGACTGCATGCTCCATTTTGCCACACAGCACAATTTGAAGCATCGTTCCCCAACATGgccaaaaaacgaaaacaggCTCGCCAACCcgaaaaagaagagaaaaaaatgaaaaccaaaaccaaaacagaaataaaaaccAGAAATCTTCTTCTAATGTGCGCAGCAAGTAAAGAGAAGAGCAGCAACTGTGGCAGATGTTGTTGCCGATGCCGGGGCAACTTAGAAATTCGATCCTTGTTTAAAAGCCAATCTACAGGATTGCCCCCGCTTCCGCCCCACACTCACTCTTCATGTTGTTTTTGGCGGCAGAtaagctgaagttgaagctgttgttgtagtttgaGATGTTGCCTTTTTTGGCAGAAAGGACGTGCTGGCATCTTTGCTGCACAACAactcaattttaatgaaatgtttgctgcgaaataaattaagaattcTCTGGGAAACTTGGTTCGCAACCTTGACTGGCCAATAATGCTGGGCACTGATAACTCGACTTGCCTCGACTTATTGCGTGACTTtatgtggctgttgctgctgttgggatAACAGGTTATCAGAGAAGTGGCAAACAGTTGCAGTGATTCACTCGCTCCACGAGTTGCTGCCAGTTGCAACAATGCCTGCTgattcatgttgttgttgtctgtgctTTTATGCtaacttttaattatatgcaATAACAAGTCTTTTCTTAATTCGaactaaaaaacaacaaacttttGTACTTTAAATCCATTTGCAAACGTCGTTACTTGAGCAACGCTTGCAAGCGATCTTGTGGCGTTTTGCTGGCGGTTTTAAACGCGTGCGATTTTAGCTGCGCTGCCAATTGTAgcaatgcattttgtttttgtgttttcgaTTGCACTTTCGGTGCTGCGCTGCTGACTGCGGgcgttgttttcgttttcttcttttgtttgctgttttgccCTGCTGCCTTGGGCGTACttgtggtttttgttgttgtgggcgCTGCTTTCTGCGCTGTCGGCGTcttttgtagttgctgctgctgctgttgcgattGTGTTTGGGGCGGGGGAAGCTTCAGCCCAGCATTGACAtcttgatttttgtttttcttctttttctttttgcttgccacttcagttgttgttgttgctgttggcggTGCAATTGTTTCGGCAGCTTTCGAGCGTTTTTTAGGCTTTTCAAGCGGCAACATTGTGTTGTGTCCACAGAGCGAGCAGTCAACAGCCTGCGAAATGAATGGTTACAAAGGTGGCATaaatatggcaaacaaaaagatGGCTTACAATATTACTGGCCATGCGCTTCTTTAGCCATTTTGCGCGCTTCCTCGCCCCAATGCTCAACTTGCCCTGCTTCGCTTTGGCTTTTTCCTTTTCCACATCCAGGCGAGCGATTAACCGCCttctttttgcattgtttgccAAGCGTTGtggttgcaactgcagctcaTAATTGCCATCGGCCCACTGATTGCCACAACGCTTGCACATCCTTGCTGCGCCCACGCAGTCAGCGGGCAACTGAATACTGTGCTTGGCCAGCTTGCGACAGGTATTTCTATGTAGAGAAATGCGAATATTTCGATTATTGAACAATAGaaagaaaatgagaaatgGTAACTCACGTGTAGTAGGATTTGAGCAATCGCTCGGCGTGTGTCGCCGTTGTCAGCTCTTTGGCGCAGTTCCATAGTAGATTTATGGATTTTTCCTCAACCATTcctgaaaatatttaaatgaaatatatacataactaTTATGCACTAAATAGCGCGCCACATGGTCGACCATGTCAACAGCTTTGATGATTGACAATACAAACTACGCATTCACAAAAACCGTAAACCTAATCATTTATATTCGCAAAGTATCTTAAAACTTGATTTACTTACTATATTGCCTGTTTAACtcataaaatacacaattatCAACTACGCGATCTGATTTGATGTTAAAACACTTTGTTTACGTGCTGCCACTTTGGCGTTGCCACTGGATAACATTGCACTGGCAATCGGTATTATTATCGATGTTAAAATGCTGTTACGGCTAGCATTCACAGTTTGCAGCCAGAACTGACTGTTAAGTTTGAATTTGTGCATTATTCACTGATTTCCTTTAGTTtgtgctaaaaaaaaaatgcaaataaattataaattataagatttagtattttttaacaaTGAATCTTAATTAAATGTAtctaatttgcaaaaataacaaagaattttgtatattgcttttaataacAGAAATGTTAAATGTGCATTTATATCGTCTAACAGCAGTTAATCGATAGTTGCTGTTTGGGGTGCAATGGTAACTCTATCGCAATATCGAATGCATACCGACGCTTcatcatttaaaatttcaacgtCGCGAATGAGCGAAAAAGAAGAGACGCGCACAATTTCGAATGACAAAGGATTCGTGAAAAGTGCTAAATAATCGTTGGTAAAgtgaatttaaatagaaaatatacgACTCAATAGTGTATTAGTGAAAGTGCAAGtgtgtttaatattatttgtaagaAGTGCGCGCTCAATTAGCATTTTCACAAGTATTTGCAAGAACAGTCGagagccacaacaacaacaatggatcCCTTCACTCAGGTAAAGTACAGCGCGCAATAATTGTGTGAAACAATGAAATGCATTGTtcaaatgcaatgaaaaacatattgcattttcattatttgcaGCGCATGCTCGAGAAGGCCGAACAGCGCAGTCGCGCCCTGGGCATCAGCAATGCCAGCAAATTTCCGCTGTCGGAATGCAGCTTGACGACGCCGACGCCAGCTTCGACGGTAGCAGCAAAGCCAGCGTCAtcagcgacggcgacagcgcCAATGTCTGTTAACAGCGGTAGCAGCAataacagcggcaacaacaaaattgttatcCTAGAGAAGGCAACACTGGAGGCATCGCCATCGAAGCCCCTTCGTCATTATGCTGCTGTCAACAAGGAGAATATGGAAATGGGAATTGAGATAAACATAACCACGGCGCAGCCAATTGGGGTAAGTTTTTGTTGCAAGCAGCACCCGCTCTTCTCCCTTCCTCTTTTCCGTTTTTGCATTTTCGGTGGTGTTTTTTCCACGTCTTTGTTTTCGCTTTATTTCGTTGTCTCACATGTCTGTCTACATTTTACGCGCGCTGCGTCGCTTCTTCTTTTTAGGTACAAGTTGAGATACAAGAGCAGGACATGACCGATGAGGATGACGACCAGGACGACGATGTGGAAGCACAGGAGAAGCAAGCCCTCACCTCCAACAGTGAGACTCAGTCGGTTCCTGTGAATCAACCGCTAGCACGTCTTCGAGACACTTCACGCAATCG of Drosophila nasuta strain 15112-1781.00 chromosome 3, ASM2355853v1, whole genome shotgun sequence contains these proteins:
- the LOC132790444 gene encoding uncharacterized protein LOC132790444, which produces MVEEKSINLLWNCAKELTTATHAERLLKSYYTNTCRKLAKHSIQLPADCVGAARMCKRCGNQWADGNYELQLQPQRLANNAKRRRLIARLDVEKEKAKAKQGKLSIGARKRAKWLKKRMASNIAVDCSLCGHNTMLPLEKPKKRSKAAETIAPPTATTTTEVASKKKKKKNKNQDVNAGLKLPPPQTQSQQQQQQLQKTPTAQKAAPTTTKTTSTPKAAGQNSKQKKKTKTTPAVSSAAPKVQSKTQKQNALLQLAAQLKSHAFKTASKTPQDRLQALLK